Below is a window of Geomonas oryzisoli DNA.
TACTGGCTTTACGGCGCGGTGCTGATCCTGCTCGTGCTGGTGCTGGTGGCGGGGAAGACCACCATGGGGGCCACCCGCTGGATCAGCCTCGGGTTCTTCAACATGCAGCCCTCGGAGCCGATGAAGATCGTCATCATCATGACCTTTGCCCGGTTCTTCAGCCGCTACCCGGTCTTCAAGGGGCTTACCCTCAAGGAACTGGTGCGGCCGCTTCTGCTGCTGGGAATCCCCGCCGTGCTGATCATGAAGCAGCCCGACCTCGGTACCGCCATCCTGGTATCCCTCATCGCCGGCTCCATGCTCCTCTTCGTAGGGGTGCGCTGGTCGGCCCTCGCGACCATCTTCGCAGCCGCGGTCCCAACCGTGGTGATCGCCTGGCAGTTCCTGCTCCACGACTACCAGAAAAAGCGCATCTACAACTTCCTGAACCCCGACCTCGACCCGCTGGGGAGCGGCTACCATATCATCCAGAGCAAGATCGCGGTCGGCTCCGGCGCGACCTTCGGCAAGGGGTTCATGCAGGGGACCCAGTCCCAGCTCCGCTTTCTGCCCGAACAGCACACCGACTTCGCCTTCTCCGTTTTCGCCGAGGAATGGGGCTTTTTAGGGTGCCTGCTCATACTCACCCTCTACCTGTTCCTGATCCTGTGGGGGCTCGGCATCGCCAAGAAATGCAACGACCGTTTCGGCTCGCTGCTCGCCGTCGGGGTCACCGCTATGCTCTTCTGGCACATCGCCATCAACATGGGGATGGTGATCGGCCTGATGCCGGTGGTCGGGGTGCCGCTCCCCTTCTTCTCCTACGGGGGCACCTCGATGGTCACCTCGATGGTCGGCGTCGGCATCCTGCTCAACATCAGCATGCGTCGCTTCATGTTTTAACCACCGCCGGGACCGCCCGGCCCGTAGGAGCGCAGCAATGCACATAGCCCTCGTCGAGCCCTATTGCACCGGCTCGCACGCCGCCTGGGCCAACGAGTACGCCGCCCATTCCGGCCACGACGCCGAACTGTTCACCCTGGCCGGGCGCAACTGGAAATGGCGCATGCACGGCGGCGCGGTCACCCTCGCCGGCCGCTTCCTCGCCGGGGGGAAACGGCCCGACCTCATCCTCGCCACGGATATGCTCGACCTGACCACCTTCCTGGCCTTGACCAGGCCGCTCAGCGACCGCTGCCCGAGCGCCATCTACTTCCACGAAAACCAGCTCACCTATCCCTGGTCCCCCGGCGATCCCGATCTCGGACAGCAGCGCGACCTGCACTACGCCTTCATCAACTACGTGAGCGCGCTGGCCGCCGACGCGGTACTCTTCAACTCCCGTTACCACATGGATTCCTTCCTGGGCGAACTCCCCGATTTCCTGAAGCGCTTCCCCGATGCCGTCGACCTCTGCAGCGTCGACGCGATCGCGCGCAAAAGCCGGGTGCTTCCCCTGGGGCTGGACCTGCGCAAACTGGAGCGCTTTCGCCCGCAGGACGCGAGCGCCTCCGAGATACCGCTGTTACTGTGGAACCACCGCTGGGAATACGACAAGGCGCCGGAGGCATTCTTCGAGGCGCTGTACCGTCTGGCCGATGACGGGATCGATTTCCGGGTGGCGGTGCTGGGCGAGTCGTTCGGGCGGGCGCCGGAGGTCTTCAAGCAGGCGCGGGAGCGGCTCGGCGCGCGTGTGGTGGAGTGGGGCTATCGGAAGAGCTTCGGGGAGTACGCACAGTGG
It encodes the following:
- the rodA gene encoding rod shape-determining protein RodA, which produces MFDRRLFTNFDWTLLGVVLLITAFGVINIYSASSSYREIGTPYYLKQLYWIVAGLGLCLTVCSLDYHMLEDFAYWLYGAVLILLVLVLVAGKTTMGATRWISLGFFNMQPSEPMKIVIIMTFARFFSRYPVFKGLTLKELVRPLLLLGIPAVLIMKQPDLGTAILVSLIAGSMLLFVGVRWSALATIFAAAVPTVVIAWQFLLHDYQKKRIYNFLNPDLDPLGSGYHIIQSKIAVGSGATFGKGFMQGTQSQLRFLPEQHTDFAFSVFAEEWGFLGCLLILTLYLFLILWGLGIAKKCNDRFGSLLAVGVTAMLFWHIAINMGMVIGLMPVVGVPLPFFSYGGTSMVTSMVGVGILLNISMRRFMF
- a CDS encoding tRNA-queuosine alpha-mannosyltransferase domain-containing protein, whose translation is MHIALVEPYCTGSHAAWANEYAAHSGHDAELFTLAGRNWKWRMHGGAVTLAGRFLAGGKRPDLILATDMLDLTTFLALTRPLSDRCPSAIYFHENQLTYPWSPGDPDLGQQRDLHYAFINYVSALAADAVLFNSRYHMDSFLGELPDFLKRFPDAVDLCSVDAIARKSRVLPLGLDLRKLERFRPQDASASEIPLLLWNHRWEYDKAPEAFFEALYRLADDGIDFRVAVLGESFGRAPEVFKQARERLGARVVEWGYRKSFGEYAQWLWRADILPVTSRQEFFGASVVQALYCGCHALLPDRLAYPEHVPHGSVESVLYSDDESLVDRLRDLLTGKGETRASLAESVARYDWERMASVYDEFFTGLVDGGGGVVPEIALG